From a single Hypanus sabinus isolate sHypSab1 chromosome 7, sHypSab1.hap1, whole genome shotgun sequence genomic region:
- the LOC132396561 gene encoding serine/threonine-protein kinase NIM1-like, which translates to MTAVYAIGTTVVSHRYAGWPEEKGDGEPRRLTPLELLSHQMAHDEQTVREVTLGKRIGFYRLRGQIGAGNFSRVKLAIHSLTREKVAIKILDKTRLDQKTQRLLSREIASMERLHHPNIIRLYEVIETLSRLHLVMEYAGGGELFTKISTEGRLPEADSKAIFAQIVSAVKHMHDQGTVHRDLKAENIFYTDSGRVKVGDFGFSTACQREQSLRTFCGSPPYAAPELFRDESYAGPSVDVWALGVLLYYMVVGTLPFRADTVARLKRCILAGAFAEPAYLSEACLRLIRAILRPEPSQRQTPAQILASEWMKGTRSPRPLRPFPLEPGHLAGTGPGPRPLLEPEQAEVKQTLASLGVTDNQLRESQGRGPRSPLTGTYRIVLHRVQRRQGLELAAAMGPDPEPDLDPCQTEELGKGQVKFSTAARHTSRFCSIL; encoded by the exons ATGACGGCGGTCTACGCCATTGGCACGACCGTGGTCAGTCACCGGTACGCCGGCTGGCCCGAGGAGAAAGGGGACGGCGAGCCGCGGCGGCTGACCCCGCTGGAGTTGCTCTCCCACCAGATGGCCCACGATGAGCAGACGGTCAGGGAGGTGACGCTGGGCAAGAGGATCGGCTTCTATCGGCTACGTGGACAGATCGGTGCTGGCAACTTCTCCCGGGTCAAGCTGGCCATCCACTCGCTGACCAGAG AGAAAGTGGCCATCAAGATCCTGGACAAGACCAGGTTGGACCAGAAGACCCAGCGGCTGCTCTCGCGGGAGATCGCTAGCATGGAGCGGCTGCACCACCCCAACATCATCAGACTGTACGAGGTGATTGAGACGCTGTCCAGGCTGCACCTGGTGATGGAATACGCTGGCGGTGGCGAGCTCTTCACCAAGATCAGCACCGAGGGCAGGTTACCAGAGGCCGACAGCAAGGCCATCTTTGCCCAGATCGTCTCGGCCGTCAAGCACATG CACGATCAGGGCACCGTCCACCGGGACCTGAAGGCCGAGAACATTTTCTACACGGATAGTGGCCGGGTGAAGGTGGGCGACTTCGGCTTCAGCACGGCCTGCCAGCGGGAGCAGAGCCTGCGCACCTTCTGCGGCTCGCCGCCCTACGCTGCGCCTGAGCTCTTCCGTGACGAGAGCTACGCGGGGCCCTCCGTGGACGTGTGGGCGCTAGGGGTGCTCCTCTACTACATGGTGGTCGGCACGCTGCCCTTCCGGGCGGACACAGTGGCGCGGCTGAAGCGCTGCATCCTGGCCGGGGCCTTTGCCGAGCCGGCCTACCTCTCGGAGGCCTGCCTGAGGCTGATCAGGGCTATCCTGCGGCCCGAGCCCAGCCAGCGGCAGACTCCGGCACAGATCCTGGCCAGCGAGTGGATGAAGGGCACGCGGTCCCCTCGGCCCCTGCGGCCCTTCCCGCTAGAGCCGGGGCACCTGGCTGGCACAGGGCCGGGGCCCAGGCCGCTGCTGGAGCCCGAGCAGGCTGAGGTGAAGCAGACGCTGGCCAGCCTCGGAGTGACTGACAACCAGCTGAGGGAGAGCCAGGGCCGGGGCCCCCGGAGCCCCCTCACCGGCACCTACCGAATCGTCTTACACCGGGTGCAGAGGAGGCAAGGACTGGAGTTAGCGGCGGCCATGGGCCCTGACCCTGAACCAGACCTGGACCCGTGCCAGACCGAGGAGCTGGGGAAGGGACAGGTGAAATTTAGCACAGCAGCGAGGCACACCTCCAGGTTCTGTTCCATCCTGTAG